A genomic stretch from Ureibacillus composti includes:
- a CDS encoding DUF2809 domain-containing protein has protein sequence MSSKTEIPFKRVRFRRIAYLIAIVFSIILGLASRKFSDRLPLFVAENAGDILWAMMVYFGFRFLLVRKSFLTSMWFSFLFSFSIEFSQLYQGDWMNQIRHTLLGGLILGKGFLWVDLLRYTVGIMIATVLDRVVCIFSSVK, from the coding sequence TTGAGTTCTAAAACTGAAATCCCCTTTAAAAGGGTCCGCTTCAGGAGGATTGCATATTTAATAGCAATTGTTTTTAGCATTATATTAGGGCTCGCTTCTAGAAAATTTAGTGACCGACTGCCGTTATTTGTAGCGGAAAATGCGGGGGATATTTTGTGGGCGATGATGGTTTATTTTGGATTCCGTTTTTTGTTAGTTCGTAAAAGTTTTCTTACATCAATGTGGTTTAGTTTTTTATTTAGTTTTAGTATAGAATTCAGCCAATTGTATCAAGGAGATTGGATGAATCAGATTCGGCATACATTGCTTGGCGGTTTAATATTAGGCAAAGGTTTTCTTTGGGTGGATCTTCTTCGATATACAGTAGGCATCATGATTGCCACAGTCTTGGATCGTGTGGTCTGCATCTTTTCGTCGGTCAAGTAG
- a CDS encoding C39 family peptidase, producing MLKKIQPNKLTCAIAISLSSLLVGCNIETENRLDQDQIYASIDYDTLTVQAVEFTSQQKVSNVAVGLFDFDTGKKIASSLVNDNGFVHFDLVEDKSPYDIVIYRVTESGEWMEQTRKSFVFDKQNPLIKVQTFNVQSENPLSVPILMQNPELPHGCEITSLAAILNYYGMTSDKVELAEKYMPSGKVTKKGNQLFGPDPNEAYAGDPSSQTGGYYVYAPPIVEAANRVLFKHNSNYRAMDLTDAPRDEILSYVESGVPVLIWVTIDLKKPRTNGNWIINETNENHPIFRNLHAVVLTGYKNGKVTVMNPLEGNQSIDADLFFQRYKELGSHALVIL from the coding sequence ATGTTGAAGAAAATACAACCAAATAAACTTACATGTGCGATTGCGATTTCCCTTTCTTCCCTTTTGGTTGGTTGCAATATTGAAACTGAAAATCGTTTGGATCAAGATCAGATTTATGCATCCATTGACTACGATACATTAACTGTTCAAGCGGTTGAATTTACGAGTCAACAGAAAGTTTCAAATGTGGCGGTTGGACTATTTGATTTCGATACAGGGAAAAAAATCGCAAGTTCCTTAGTGAATGACAATGGATTTGTACATTTTGATTTGGTGGAAGATAAATCCCCGTATGATATTGTCATCTATAGGGTGACAGAGTCTGGAGAGTGGATGGAACAAACACGGAAATCTTTTGTGTTCGATAAACAAAATCCATTAATTAAAGTTCAAACATTTAATGTTCAATCAGAAAATCCTCTTTCCGTCCCTATTTTAATGCAAAATCCTGAACTCCCCCACGGTTGTGAGATTACTTCATTAGCAGCAATCCTCAACTATTATGGGATGACTTCGGATAAAGTGGAATTAGCTGAAAAATATATGCCAAGTGGTAAAGTTACAAAAAAAGGCAATCAATTATTTGGACCGGATCCAAATGAAGCATACGCAGGTGATCCTTCCTCGCAAACTGGTGGCTATTATGTATATGCCCCACCGATCGTTGAAGCAGCCAATCGTGTTCTTTTTAAACATAACAGCAATTATCGGGCAATGGATTTAACCGATGCACCCCGAGATGAAATATTATCGTACGTAGAATCAGGGGTACCCGTTTTAATATGGGTGACGATTGACTTAAAAAAACCCCGTACAAATGGAAATTGGATCATCAATGAGACTAATGAAAATCATCCAATTTTTCGCAATCTTCATGCAGTGGTGTTAACGGGATATAAGAATGGAAAAGTAACAGTGATGAATCCTTTAGAAGGCAATCAATCAATTGATGCGGATCTCTTTTTCCAACGATATAAAGAATTGGGTTCACATGCACTAGTAATTCTTTAG